The stretch of DNA GCCTGTAATtgttcttgaaacaagtgaactaCACTGGAAACAGATGAAATGATGAGGTTTTTAATATCTAGTCTTAACAGTTTGTTCAGAGATTCTAGTGTGCTGGTCCAAAACAACTCTATCctttctacactgcaaaaacgcaaaatcttaccaagattatttgtcttatttcaagtcaaaaatgtcttatatctagtcaaaatatctcattacacttaaaatacgacatgatcacctcagaagtaaattgtttttagacaattttcacttgtttcaagtgaaaattcacttgaaacaagtgaaaatttgcttgtttcattggcaaaatttgccagtggaaaaagtgaaaattcacttgaaacaagtgaaaattagctagaaacaagaaacaaattttgccaatgaaacaagcaaattttcacttgtttcaagcaaattctcacttgaaacaagagacaattgtctaaaaacaagttacttctgaggtgaccatgtcttattttaagtgtaatgagatattttgactaataataagacattttgacttgaaataagacaaataatcttggtaagattttgagtttttgcagtgtactaaTTAAACCTTGTTTTACACAGTCGTTTTGCAAGTTGTCCTGTGGGATGACTAATCCActggctgtgtgttgtgtgtgtgtctatgtgtgtagcGGGTGTGCTGTACAGGCACCCAAGGGACTGCTCACAGGCCCTGCTGAACGGCGACACCAGCTCAGGCCTGTACACCGTCTATCTGGGCGGAGATGAGAGCCAGCCTGTCCAGGTCTACTGTGACATGACCACTGATGGAGGTGGATGGATTGTAAGTTACACAGCATACAGCCGGTGTGTGGCAGTTGGAAGCTCACTGACCGAAAGCTCTCCACATGCAGCTGAGATGGTGCCACGATGAGATCATTCGGGTCTCTGGTGGTGTAGAACAGGGGGTTTCAaacttttcatgttctggacccccacaTGGACTTGAAGATGCAGACACctatttgaagtgattttgccccatAGAGGCCCCAAGATATTTAAGGGTCCAAGGTGCTTGGAGCCCTCTTATGATTGCTTGGATGATTAGGGGTCCAAGCATCAAATGTGCAGGATCACTCTTATAATTATacgtttttctttcttttttccatcttgaTGGATTGTTTTCTCCACACAGGTTTTCCTCAGACGACAGAGTGGTAAACTGGAGTTTTTCCGCAACTGGAAGAACTACACAGCTGGCTTTGGTGACATGAATGATGAATTCTGGCTGGGTAACTTCTAGTCAACATAACACATTATAATATTCTACTATTGTAAgacagaaaacacttttatcGTCACTGTAgcttttacagtgaaatttccTATGGCATTTCCCCAAAAAGCAGCATAATTTGACAGAcctaaaaacacaataaaaacactacaACTATAAAAGAGAGTTTAAAAAATCAATGTTAAGGAGCACTTTGCTATAAGAGGAGAGTGGAGAGTGCCGTGCCTAGGTACCAAAAGAGTGCAGTATACTACTGATagtttttacaaattttacaCTTTCCAAAACGCAATAGGCAACAAGTTAAAGTTTCAAGCTTAAGTTTATTTAAAACGCCAAATCacagtttacagtctcaaatggccacaaacaaaacaggatgacaccccctgacttaatcctcataacaaacaagaaaaaactcatttttggaATATGAGTGTACTACGATAGCAGTGCACAAGTGAGTACTTGacacaaaaatgatgcattatgggtgaagtatccctttaactTTAAATCTCTACAGAAAGTTAAGTTTCCCCAGAGATTTAAAGTTTCAGTAGAGTTTTTGTGTCCCATGGTCTAAACGTCTGTTGGAAATCCAagatatttgaatatttttcagcATAAATAATTTAAGATGTTCATTAATGGACAGGGTTCCTGTGGGTTATGGATTTTTTGGGAAGTCAAGGAATTTTGAAAAGCCTATTCCAGGTAGCGATCAAGTCCTTGAATGTCATGGAATTTGGTCAGcctcaaaacaaaaaacgagTAATTAGTTAGTAATCAAATGCAGAATTTCTCTTCCAttgttttcaagttttgttCACAAATGAATCTGAAATGTTTCAAATTCTgaagaaaagaaatatttcaGTCAGCCTTAAAATCTGGTCAAACCTTAATAGTATTCATGTTGTAGTAATTAGAATATTATGATAATGTTGCTGCATACCATCTtaccatcattatcatcattggCATTATCATTGTATATAATCTATCACATCATGCCACTTCTTCCATTCTAGTGAGCCACAGCTTCACTTTCCTCATCTGTCTTTCAGGTCTGTCCAACCTGCATAAGatcacagctggaggtcagtaTGAGCTGCGAGTCGACCTCAGGGATAAAGGAGAGACAGCCTACGCTCAGTATGACAAGTTCTCTGTTTCGGAGCCTCGCACCCGCTACAAGGTCCATGTGGGAGGATACAGTGGAACTGCAGGTCAGTCTGATTCTGTACCATAGGCTGGAATATCACTTGTTATAACAATTTTAATCTTGGAAGCTAAAACCATTCAAAGCCTGCATTAGAAACATCCAAATTAGGTTGTGAAGAAGAGCTGACATCCCatgttttttaaatactgattttgtattttattttatttttattgtgttttaattttgtgatgGAGAGTACTCTTGTtccatttttatattatttgtattgtttccatatgtttgtttatttgtttgttagtaatttttcaatttcatttggTGAAGACTTACTTTAAGCACATGAACACATCCATACTCATGCAGAGAAGCTACGACCTCATTTATTGTAgacattttacaaaataaaatattcataacTGACTCGTCCTCTATGTGTCACTGTAGGAGACTCTATGACTTACCACCATGGGCGTCCATTCTCCACCTATGACCATGACAATGACATTGCCGTTACCAACTGTGCCCTGTCCTATAAGGGAGCCTTCTGGTATAAAAACTGCCACCGTGTCAACCTCATGGGCCGATATGGAGACAACAGTCATAGCAAGGTATGGCTGAACACCACAGACCTCACACTGTGCTTGCTGTTGCTATAGATACTCTAGTCTTCCACATGAAAAACGTCACTTTCCTACTCTAACACTTTACCTGTCAGGAAAGTGATGATTGCTAATCATATTATATGAATATTGTTAGTTCTGTTTGTTGACAGGACAggatgtgtgtttcctgtgatgccacatttttacacttttacaaTTACTGCCATATTGCATAGTAGTACTGCTCATAATAACGTTGTttatatagtatttttctaatcaaatatttgaaatgcttatacaatgataaaaacacaagtaaaaaGGATAAAAGATTAATTAAGTTGAATACAGGGTGAAAAACAGAGCGGGAGGAGTAACAAGATTACAAAGTTGAAAGAAAGAAGTAAAGAGCGATGGCAaggaatgaattaattaaaaactaccgtatttcaccaattaatcgcccggccgcaaatagccgcctggttcttataaacgcctggggtctgcacgcattttgcgtattaaacgcccacccgaataaccgccggggcgattatttgcatcataatgaggtaaacccaaaataaggctgttcaccttatttttgcagaagtaaacagttaaccgcacaataactgtgcggcacttccgttttctgtcaaaataagagcgctagctaacgttagaaaaaagggtgcactgtaatcttaaatcgaccgactgtaaatatgttggacagtaactgtcatcacaataatggcctggtgcaggtctgtgcaaaaataaataaaggcctgcagtgaatagccgcctggttcttttaaacgcccagGGTCCAAGttcattttgcgtattaaacgcccgggcgattaattggggaaatacggtaatttAAAAAGATTGGTTTTAAGAGATTTAAGAGCAGATGATATGATTATGAATGAGCAGAGGCGCCCTGCCTGAGGATCTGACGCTGCACTGTGCCTCATATGGAGCCATGGTTATGTTCATGTTGTTCTAGTCTGGTCTCCAGACTCCATGAATCAAACTGTAATTTAATGCCTTCTGGCTATGTCTCTATCAGAGATGATTTACCAAAGTCAGGGCTTGCCCACCTGTGGGCCAAAAGTATTCATCACCATTAAATTAATCCTACTAGGTTAACTAATTGCATCATCAGGCATTGCCACAACAACAGCACCTTTTGGACTAGCAAATTGTTATTCTTCTAATATATGATTTTGGTAACATTTCTTAAGAACAGAAGACCACACTTAGCTTGCTGACGGCAAGACCACAACTCTTCACCGCCACTGTCATGTTTGTTTACCTCTCTGAAGTACAGGTGTTAGAGATTTTGCTGGCCAGCCAATCAGGCATGTCCTACAGATTCTGGTGAGATCTACCCTGGGGAATGAGAGCTGTTCCAGACCTCAGGAATCACCACATAATTCAAAAATGTAGCTGTCGATTCACAAGGGCTGGATCCAGGCTACCACTGTTCTGCTGGGATGCCTGTAGAGAAGTCATGCACAACAGCTGAAAGTGAGCTTGAGGATGCTAAAGACAACTTGGACTACTTTTGCTACATAGAATATTGAAAATGAATTggggacaaagacaaacactggCCAAAGTtgacaaacagtttttttcagtcactGCAGTACCTGAAGAGTTTCTTTTAATAATTTGCTGCTTGCATTTGCTGGCCTTAAAAACAGTGGGGCTGATACTTTCACATTCTGTTTGCATCATAACTTTAACCAGTCAAGAATATTCAGTGCTAAAACATGAGAGAGCACTACCTCAGTTGCAGGTATCTCTTTGGTGCCCAGAAGCCACCTGCATACAGCATTTTAAGTACCCATCTTAAGTTAAATACTTAAAGAGATAAGTTACCTAACCTAAGGGGTGTACTTAAACATGTTGCATGTTACTTTGTAACTACTCCACTTAGGGGTTATACTTAAGGGTTTTGCAGCAACAAAGTTGCAAAATTAATGAGAATGTGTTATACCTGGTTACCATAATGATGAAAAGTTAAAGGCTTAAGCCCTGAACTGACTGGAAAAACTCACTAACATTTTTGCGTTGCCTCAGTTATagctttttcaaataaattatttaaagaaTATGAGTCAGGTAACATAGCCTGTGTTATTTTATATGATATATATTTACATGAACCTCTGTCAAACTGATGCAGTTCCAGGTGAGGGATTGTGTAGCTCTGATATTCCCCCTGTCAGAACAGGAGCAGTCCAGTAGCTACTGCTCTGTCAGTATTTCCTAAGGTTTTGTTTGTCCCTTAAAATTCTCCCTCAGACTCATTCTACTTCATTGTTCTCCCGAATGCCCAGAGAAGTAGTTTTGTAAAGATTTTTTCCAACTGTCAGAACTGGATGAAACTTAATTTCCCTTAAGATTTTCCCGCAAGTAATTTTACACAGCTCATTGAAGGTAAAGGGATACTTGGATGAAAACTTACATGCAAGTGGCTCCAAGAACTCTAACCCCAAAGATGGGGACCAGTTCTTCAGCAGTAAGGGTTCCTGGTTTTTGTGCTGTGAGAACAGTTCTAGACATGTTTATGACACCTGTTTTTCATCATTAAGATCACattaaaatcagatttcagtgtTCACCCCCATTTCTTTTGtccatttttccccctccagGGCGTTAACTGGTTCCACTGGAAGGGTCATGAGCACTCGATTGAATTTGCCGAGATGAAGATCAGGCCATCCAACTTCAGAAAcctggagggaaggaggaaacgATCATAAATTATCCGAAATTAGCATCACCACTACCACTAGTACTCTGTCTGGACCCCCCATAAACCACCTCACCGCCCCACCCTTCCCCACCCTGCAGCTACCAAAGCCACTGCCAAGAGCCCTGCTGCATCCACTTGAACAAACATATCTTCCTCCCATTTGCTCCCAGATCAGCCTTGACACCTGATCCCCACAACAAGCCCCTTCCCCTACTCTGATATGGTTGATGTGGATATTACAAAATGGACTTCGGTCAAGCCCGCACTGATTCTGTTCATGCACCAAAGAGGGCAAACAACTCCATCGCACccacctgttcatctttgtcttACATTGCAGCATTTGTGGATATTTGCGTGCAGCTCGGGCATTATGTTGAGTACAGTAATAGGTACCCTGTGTTATAGATCCCCTGTAACACATCTAAGCCTCATTACTCTCACatctggggggaggggggagggggtgttGCAGAGAGGACAGGCTGTTTACAGTGCATGTAGTCTTGTTTAGGTTCAGGATGTGTTTGCTGAAAGCAGTTTAAACTGGATTACCACAGAAATTCTATTCCTTGTACAGTATCACACAGGCATTGATCTCAATTCAAACATTTTCTAGCTCAAAAAGGGATTTCATTCAGAAGACCCTGCTCAGATATCAAATACCTTCCATCTAAATTGCCATTCATCTGTCTTTGTACAATTTACTAGTCTCAGTGTTACTTAATCATTCCCAGATTCCCAGCTCCCtctatccttttttttccagtgtaagCAGACATCTGAGGTGACAAATGGGAatgaaaagatttaaaaaaaaaaaaaaaaaactggataaAAGTATTTAACCCCCACATCCCATGTCCACATGGACAGCGTTGTTTCCACTGACTGTGTGAGCCCTGAAGGTGAAGCTACAGTATCATGTGTTTTAAAACAGCtaaagagcagagaaaaagtaaaaaaaagtaaaaagtggcgtgttttgatttttttgtttcttctatGAATCTGAGGCAGGACCTGTTCAGTATAATGAAATGGGatgatgactttttttcttttcaaaatgtgaataCAGTACATATATGTGGAACAAGAGAATGTTATGTGTTGTTGATACAAAAGATATGGAtggtcaaataaaaaaaggccAATTTCAAAAGTATGATCGCTATGGTGTGAGGAAAATATATGGTGTTTGGGCAGGCCAAAACTAGAGAACTAGTTCCCCTTTCCACTCCCCTTGTCCCCTGCTAGGGCAGGATACTAAACCACTGACCCTCTAAAGAATGCCTGTGTAAATTaagtttctttttgttcttttgtttgtttataactGGGTGAACAACAGGTGTTTCTCTGTAAACcatattacaataaaacaagttTGTTTAAAagaatgattttctttttttttttgtgcagagcagtggttttcaaagtggggtccagggacatagggaatagtttaattttactgttactctattcactagaaattgttaaaatgtagatgtatgagggatcattttttttattttcctctttctggtTAAATCTCACCATGATTAGTAAGGGTTCAAGTAAGTGATTGAAtaactgaatttgaatattGAATTTATACTTTTGAAAAAATGTCTCTTAATATCAGGGTCTTCTAGGGCAAAGTGACTTCACGTGGGGGTCTCTGGCTGTGTGAAAGTCAACTTGGTTGTGCAAAAGATGAaagtttgaaataaataaattaagccAGGCTGAAACCTACAgattcaaaaaatatatatttgaatttatagaaaaaacatgattttcaaACAGATGGTTTCAGGTTATAGGATGAGATTCATTGCCATGCTGTTTTCCACACAAGGATCCAACTGCTGTGGGGTTTTTCAAGGCCAGTTGTGGCCTTTGATTTATTGGAGTGAAAGTGCTGATGGACAGTATTCTGGGATGATTTTCAACATCTTTAAATCAtaccattttcatgtcatggaAAAGCCTCCGAAACAGCATTTATAATGGGACACAAACTCTCCACTGAATCCCCGAATAATAATATTAGTACAACATGTTAGTACAACATAGGCATGCATACTTGTGTGGAATCTAATCAAAAATAAGGTCAACCAGTTTAGTACTGAGCTGATCTAcattaaatatgtaatcaatttAATCAATCAACATGCGTCAGATTTATCATATCAGAGttggacacacagacactgactgcaCCAGACCTGAAATTCCACTGGGATGCAGATGTACGCACATAACGGAGGTTGCAAGCTGAAGCACTAGCAGAGCAACAAAATTACatctatctgtatatatatctatcaatcgataattttgattaaaatattaTCTTCCATCTGTTTTTCACTACAAAGCACAGTAAGGTCAATGTTAACGCactattttatatattttatatcgGCCTATTGAAACGTTTTTGTTAGGGAATAAGGAATCTGTCAGCCAACGCCCCGCGTGTCCACCCTCAGTCATGAATATTAACAAGCAGCGTCCCCACCAATCCAAACCCAGCTCATAATTACAGTGCCTGTGCAGCGCTCGTGCCCACTGCAGCCCGGTGAAGGTCGGCGCTCTCGCTGCTCGTCATCTTTGCCAGGAATGGAATGTGTTTCCTGGTTCGCCCTGCTGGGAGTGGCTGCCGGCAGCCCGACGGCAAGGCTTCCAAACAACGTGACTTCCTGGCTGTTTTCTGTGCCTTGCCGTCTTGCGTCTGAAATACACTCAGAGCGGAAAGTCAGTTAACTTTAAGTTTCGGCAATGAAGATAACTTTTTATTGCAGGTTAGTGAAGTTACTTAACGTTTCAGCTGTGCTCGTCCTGTCTGTCCTGCTCTTACTAAGTAGAATTAGATTCAGGAGACACTTGCCAAAGCCCAGTCCCATTCCTGCACAAGATTACAGGCTAATATCCCCTGAAACCTACAAGTATATTCTCAACCAACCTGCTGCATGCAAGCACAGAAGCCCCTTGCTGGTGTTGATGGTGCCAGTTTCCCCAGGGGAGAGAACAGCAAGGGAAGCTATCAGAAAAACATGGGGTGCCCCAGGCTCCAACACACTGACCATGTTCTATGTGGGGCTCCCTGAGGAGGGCCCCACTTCACATCTCCAGGACAGCCTAGGAAAAGAGAGCCAGCAACATGGAGACATCATCCAGATGGACTTCCTGGACAGCTACCACAACCTGACCATCAAAACTATGATGATCATGAACTGGCTGGCTACCTATTGTCCAACTGCATCGTACGCAATGAAGGTAGACGCTGATGTCTTTGTCAATGTGTTTCACCTGATCAGACAGCTGAGTGGCTCTCCCAGGCAGGGCTACATCACAGGGTCGGTGATTGCAGATGGGAGACCGCGCAGGGACAGCAACAGCAAGTGGCATCTGTCCCAGGATCTTTACCCTCAGGACAGCTTCCCTCCGTACCTCTCTGGGGCTGGGTATGTCTTCTCCACTGACTTGGCAGAGAGGATCTCAGGGGCGTCCAGGTTTGTCCGGATGATCCCCCTGGAGGACGTCTACGTGGGCTTGTGTCTGCGGGTGCTGGGTGTCCAGCCGACCTATTCCCAAAGCCTTCTGACCCTGACAAACCTGTTTGAAATCCAAAAATTGGAGTATGAGAGGTGCACCTTCGCCAAACGGGTCATAGTCACAGGGTTTaagcctgcagagctgctgctcatTTGGCAGGACTTCTCCCAAGGCCATCTGAGCTGCTGACTCAACATGCCTGCATCATTACGAGGAATCAACTAATTATTGGTCCCGGACAATTATCAGGGctgatattaatttatttttcaataatcaGTATGGtaattttgattgacatgaTGATGAGCTATATGAAAACtactcagcaaaacaaaagcatgtgGGCAAGGCAGTGTTTCCCATAAtatgtttacag from Myripristis murdjan chromosome 9, fMyrMur1.1, whole genome shotgun sequence encodes:
- the b3galt8 gene encoding beta-1,3-galactosyltransferase 2; protein product: MKITFYCRLVKLLNVSAVLVLSVLLLLSRIRFRRHLPKPSPIPAQDYRLISPETYKYILNQPAACKHRSPLLVLMVPVSPGERTAREAIRKTWGAPGSNTLTMFYVGLPEEGPTSHLQDSLGKESQQHGDIIQMDFLDSYHNLTIKTMMIMNWLATYCPTASYAMKVDADVFVNVFHLIRQLSGSPRQGYITGSVIADGRPRRDSNSKWHLSQDLYPQDSFPPYLSGAGYVFSTDLAERISGASRFVRMIPLEDVYVGLCLRVLGVQPTYSQSLLTLTNLFEIQKLEYERCTFAKRVIVTGFKPAELLLIWQDFSQGHLSC